In Fragaria vesca subsp. vesca linkage group LG5, FraVesHawaii_1.0, whole genome shotgun sequence, the genomic stretch GAGTTCTGTAGCCTCGGAACAAAGCAGACTGATGCTCTTGGGGTTCCAAAGCACAAGTCAAACAAAACTAAACAGTGGGAAGATCAGGATAACAATAATGGCAGTGCTTCGAAAAAGCAGTCTTCCCTGTACTCACTCGAATTCGTTGAATTGCAGAAGAGAAAAACCAGACTGCTTCAAATGCTGGAAGAGGTAAATCAAAGTAGAGATATAAATATTTACGTACTTTTGTTTGACCAGTAATTATTTTTATCTCTCTAGCACCATGAAAAAGATCCCTTCCTTTTCTTGAAACCCAACTTTCAGTTTCTGAGAGTGTGTATTAGAATGGAAAGTTAAAATCTTTTACTGCGTAGTTGATGGATTGGGGTCGGCATGATTGGACTGACGAACAAATTTGGAGGCCTTTCAATTAATACCCAGAAACCCTTTATTTTCCTTTTTTTTCTTTTTTTTTCTTTTTTTTTTTTTTAATTTTTAGTTTCCAATTTCATGATCATATGTGGTTCATTAGGTGGAGAGGAGATACAAGCACTACTGTGATCAGATGAAGGCCGTCGTCGCAACCTTCGAAACCGTGGCGGGCGCAGGAGCCGCCACGGTGTACTCGAAGTTGGCTTCGAAAGCCATGTCAAGACATTTCCGGAGCTTGAAAGACGGGATTGTAGCTCAGATTCAGGAAACAAGGAAAGCAATGGGGGAGAAAGACCCGGTGGCTCCTGGAGCAAGCCGAGGCGAGACACCTCGGCTGCGGATTCTCGACCAAACTCTCCGGCAGCAGAGGGCCTTTCAACAAATGAACATGATGGAGAGTCATCCATGGCGGCCCCAACGTGGCCTTCCAGAGAGATCCGTCTCGGTTCTTCGAGCTTGGCTCTTCGAACACTTTCTTCACCCGTAAGTCACATTCCTTCTTTTTGCAGTAAACTACAAATCAGATTTTTGCAAAGAATCAATGTTATGTGCTAGTAAGGCAAAGTTTGTGACTTGGTTCTCATCTCTCAAATCGTGTAAAACATGGATGTGAATGATCAACAAACACCTTAATTTGGTTGTTTCTATTCACCACCATTCAGATTCTGATCCAAAATTTTCAATTTTTGTCATATTATTTTGCAATCATTTATGTTTTTTTCCCTCATAGCCATGTATATTCTTTTTTTCTTGTGGGTCACTCACTACTACTGGGTCTTTCAATTCTACATATTCATAGTAACAGTAGTATTTGTTTGAGTATATATCAAGAATGCTTCATGATGATGAAAACTTCTGCAGGTACCCAAGCGATGTTGATAAACATATCTTAGCTCGCCAAACGGGTCTCTCAAGAAGCCAGGCACGTCCACATCTCCCTCCCTCTAGAATATTAGTATTTACAAAATTACAAATTAGAATTATGATCCCACACCATTTAGTTTATATTATAATTGGCATATCTTCTTAGGATCCCTAGCTAATTATATAATTTACGTGATCATATTATAATGCAGTAATTAGTGTATATTATGATCTATGTCATCAGCGATGATATCATTTTAGTCTGATGCAATTTGTTTGTTTACACATTGTGCTGGGTTTTCAAACAGGTATCAAACTGGTTCATCAATGCAAGGGTGAGGCTTTGGAAACCTATGGTTGAAGAAATGTACATGGAAGAAACAAAGGAGCATGAAAACAACATCAACATGTCCTCCTCAGATGGTGTCACTACTGATCATCTTGGCGATCCGAGCACGCATATGACACGACCCGAAGATCAGAAACCGACCCAGGACCAACTCCAACTCGTCCGAATCGACTCAGAATGCCTCTCGTCCATCATCACAAACAACCCTGGTGAGAAAAGCACTGGTCATGACTCCAGAAGCGGCAAAAGCACCCTTCAAATGCACCCACAGCAAAGTTTCGGGCGTGTAACAGATGCATTTGGATCATCGATGGAGCTGGACTTTACAAATTACAATCAGAACCCGAACCAGAGCTTCAATGGTGGAGGGCATGGTGTGTCGTTGACATTAGGGTTGAACCAGCATGGTGGTACTAATGGGGTGAGCTTGGCATTCTCTCCTTCCTCACAGAGCTCTCTCTTCTACCCTAGAGATCACATTGAAGAGTGTCAGCCGGTTCAGTACTCGTCTCTACTAGACGGTGAAGGCCAGAACAATTTGCCTTACAGAAACTTGATGGGTGCTCAGTTGCTCCATGACTTGGCTGGTTAGGTAAAGTACTACAATATATTGCTAGCTCTTGGATGTCAAGAGGTTCGATCACTGTGGTTTCGATTGGTCGACGTGATAATAGATAAATAGTGGGTAGGAATAGATTGAAAGTTAATACTTGGGGATACATACATAAAAGGGGCTATACTGGGTTAGACAAGGAGATTAATATGATGATCATCATCATTTTCATTGCTGCTGGTAGTTAATTAATTAATTCTGGGTACTACTTCTTATTTCTTCTTCATTTATAATTTGTATGAACATGGTTTTATTATTGCTAGGCTAATTTGGAATTGCCAGTGATCTGGTGCAAAGATGATTCAATATCTCTTTCCTCTTCCATTTTTTTTTCTGAAGATTTTCAACCTAAGTGGTTAGACATCTTTCTGTGTCCAACTGATTATGATTGAACCATTTGTGGCTCATCTTTAAGTGAACATTTTTGTGGCTATCTCCATGAGGATACAATTAAGTTGAGCAGCACTCTTTGTTGTTGGGTCCTTGTGGTTTTGGGAGGATTAAGACAATTCCTAGCTAGAGGAAATTTACAAATATCGTGATCGTTTTTTAGTGAGTTGCTTGGGTGGTCCCTAATTTTCGAGGCCCTCGTGAAGATGTGATACGTTTTGTAATGCATATTTCGAACCATGCCAATGAGAATTGGGGGTGGCTGCCTTTTTGGGTTGTCAACTTTGGGATTGGTTTATATGCTTCTGCTTTTGTAAAACGAGTAAAGGTGACTTTATTAGCTATCTTTTTAGGTATAGTGTGCGAGGCATTAGGGTTTTCTTTGTTGGTTGAAGACGTGGACCTGATGATGAACTCGATCATGTATTATATATCTTCACGATCAAATTAGCTTTCTCTGTTTTGCATGCAAGCTAGACCTAGCTAATATGCTAATATTAACGCTTCAATCGTATGTAATCAAAATGGATTTCTGTATTTCCGATTGTTTGAATTCATGCGCAACTGAGCTGAAAATATAATTCAAGGAAAATTTTAAGTTAATCTGAGTTTATTGATTCAGTTTTAAGTCTATTGAACGTGAGCGAGCGAGATCGAAAAAGAGAGATGAAAATTTGTGACCAGAATACAAGTGATCAGTACGTACCAATCCCGGCTATGGAATAGTGCAGCAACCCATGTTTAAATGTTTGTGTACTGATGTACGTTGATGATTTGTGACTGATAATGTGTTTTATTCATGCTTTGTCGAAGGTAACTTTCACTTGTAATAGATGCATGCGATGAATGTTTTTGAAATTCATATGGCTTAGAGTATGTAACAGGTAGTAGTCTATGTTTTACACTTCCATTTATTTCACATTGTAACATAGGTAGCAAATCAGTATGCCTCTGATAAATATGTCACAGAAGAAACACCATCATATTCTTTATTAAGGTGATCGATTGCCCCAAATTAGATTTTCATCTATATATATATATATATATATATATGTGGAGTACCTTCTATAATTCATTTTCTTTTAGGTTTCTATCATTTCCATGCTCGATCCAAATGATTCATGAAGGCTTTGCTAGCTAGCTACAGCTAAATTTAGGGAAATTACCGTGATGTTAAACTGTTAGCATGGATTAATCTATTAAAGTTCTGTTTAATAGCTGATATAAGTTGCCCTTTTCTGGTTTTTTGTTTTTGAACAAATCTATAACTTCAATCCTCAATACCGATGTTGTGATCTCAACATCTCAACCCCTGGTCATCTGTATCTTACAAAATGACTTCTGAAAGCTCATAATCGCATACCCTCGCTCAGATCGAAATCCACAGAAGTCATCGCTGCCAGCTTCATGATATCCAAGCCTTTATCTCTCAGACAATATATTCCTCATGCAATTCATATCTCTATGTACATCTCACTATCTCTCTCTTTATTTTTATACCGTGAGCTTTCAGTTTTGTACCACCTCGTGTTTGTTACACACCGATTGACAGCAACCAATATTAAAGTGAAGAAACGTAAAAGAACTACAGCTATTGTGTTTGCCAAGGAAATTGACTACTGATCGGTGTACGTTGTTATCTAATAACTATTTCGTTTCCGAATTCCCCCTAGTTTGCAAACACGAGGATCAGTCTTGTGCAAATTCCATCAGATAGCTAAGAGGCTCCAAAAACTATCTAATCGATCTCTCCACATCTATACAAACGTACATTATCTTACTTTGTTTGGCTTCCAAGAACCTATAAACCTTGATGAGTTACACAGAGAAAGCCTGGCCTCTTCTGCTTTTTTTCCTGTGGCAACCCCATATAGTGGCTTCCTTTCTCTTATTCTTCCCATCCAGTGTTACAGGATCTATACGAAAGAACTAACCCAGGTATAACTCATGCTAAATCAAAAGAAGAAGGAAGCACCGTTAGAAAAAGAAAGCCCATGTTTAGAATGGGCTTTTATTGTTTGACATGTCATTTACGAGCCCATATCTATTCTGGGGCCGATATTGCAAGTCCATACAACTTCTGGACTATTGTCAGAGCACCTTGATTTCAACGGAATAGCCCAGTATCAAGCCACAAAATCCTCCAAATCACAAGAACAAAGTTGAATAATTTCTTATATGAATTCTACATTTTCTAACTTTGAAAAATCGTACAAAAAGATTTTGAGTTACATAAGAAAATACCGGTGATTCTAGTTTTAACTTTCTCTTTCACAATAATAGCCTAACATCATGACATTAATAATCACGATAATATCACGTAACTTGAGACATTAAGACATTCATTGTAGGACAAAAACAGAAGGAGAAAAAGAAAATGTGATGCGGTAAGTACAAGCAAATCTATAGTCTGTTTTCACCGATGAAAATCGGATATATCAAAAGTTGATTATTGACACGGCCGGGTCAGGCCTCATGGATCTGAATCAGGCAAATGGGTCCCCATCTGTAATGCAGCTCGTCAGCTCGTCGTCGTCGAAGTGATTCAGTGAAACAACTTTTGCCGACAGATCCTTCACTCTGGAGCAGCCATGACCCATTGACTCTCATCCACCCAACGTCCCAACCTCATCAAGGACATTGTCCTTCAATTTGTAATCAATACCCTACAAATCAAGGGATGGATGGCTTTTTACCCTTGAAAAAAACATATATGAAATTTAGTACAAAAATGAATGATTGCTGCCCCAGAATAGTAACCTTTACTACAGTTCCAGATTTCCAGTTAAGTAAAAAGATGATGGATTTTTATGTGCCGACACTTCGGTAGAACTATTTTGGGTTTTTACTTCCCACTAGGGTTGCTTTCTTTTGGGTTCAAAAAGGTCTAGAGCAAGAAGGGAAAATGATATCTTTTGCATGCAGAGGCTTTAGGTTTTACTTCTCGTGCATTTTTCCCCGCTTTTATTCCTTTCTAAAACAGATGACAACCAAGTATATGTCTTTCTAAAACAGACGACAACCAAGTATATGTCTTCAATTGTTGTGAACTAAAGTAGTTAGTGATTCACAACTTAACATGGGTTTGGGTACGTACGCATGCAAATTCGAGCTCCAATTCTTAGCTCTAAACATTACTTATGATAAGAACAAGTATGTCTTACGAGGAGCACATAATAGCAAAAATGGCGTCAATTAAATAAATTTTAAAGGAAAAGAAATTCTATGTTGTGTGAAGAAAGAATTTTCGGATATTTGCCACTAAATATCAGTCAACTTTAATAGGATTGTGAT encodes the following:
- the LOC101314084 gene encoding homeobox protein BEL1 homolog, giving the protein MARELCSEDHKSSSVGFCYSDVSSANPTIHHQNQFANQIQGFDQSNPAEIFNLTTGMEMIGFSKGAFFSKHGGGGGGPSSSKGADHFYHNPHQQEYNTTGMSETSSENQNLMESAGAWHQESTNNRFLVDDSSLRCVFPCEGNERPSQGLSLSLSSSNPSSIGLQSFELRQTNHHQDHIGGINQSHMILQDGYLGKSSGLGHQALLHENQAGLFQLRNSKYLGPAQELLNEFCSLGTKQTDALGVPKHKSNKTKQWEDQDNNNGSASKKQSSLYSLEFVELQKRKTRLLQMLEEVERRYKHYCDQMKAVVATFETVAGAGAATVYSKLASKAMSRHFRSLKDGIVAQIQETRKAMGEKDPVAPGASRGETPRLRILDQTLRQQRAFQQMNMMESHPWRPQRGLPERSVSVLRAWLFEHFLHPYPSDVDKHILARQTGLSRSQVSNWFINARVRLWKPMVEEMYMEETKEHENNINMSSSDGVTTDHLGDPSTHMTRPEDQKPTQDQLQLVRIDSECLSSIITNNPGEKSTGHDSRSGKSTLQMHPQQSFGRVTDAFGSSMELDFTNYNQNPNQSFNGGGHGVSLTLGLNQHGGTNGVSLAFSPSSQSSLFYPRDHIEECQPVQYSSLLDGEGQNNLPYRNLMGAQLLHDLAG